In Streptomyces sp. RFCAC02, the following proteins share a genomic window:
- a CDS encoding alcohol dehydrogenase catalytic domain-containing protein, whose amino-acid sequence MTGRASLSRAVLAERPGALRLVTVDRPEPGPGEVRIAVHAAGICASDREVRDGTRAEGYVRYPVVPGHEWSGTVEAVGSGVDPALIGRRTVGEGFRACGTCERCRSGETSLCTAGYEETGFTRPGAFADHLVLPARLLHLLPDDADLTAAALLEPAAVVAAAVLRAAPRPGERVAVVGAGTLGLLAVQLLAASTPAELLAVDPRPRPLEQAASFGADRTAEPAAAAELHGGYDLVVETAGARGTARDACLLARRGGRVVLTGMPEPGALGIDPVHLSVSQLTVASVFGATPAAWAYATRAFALGLLRPAPLVTHQLPLPSFAEAIDLVGSGDPEVGKVLLRP is encoded by the coding sequence GTGACGGGCCGGGCGTCCCTCTCGCGCGCCGTCCTCGCCGAACGGCCGGGCGCGCTGCGCCTCGTGACGGTGGACCGTCCCGAGCCGGGGCCCGGCGAGGTGCGGATCGCCGTGCACGCGGCCGGGATCTGCGCCAGCGACCGGGAGGTCAGGGACGGCACCCGCGCGGAAGGGTACGTCCGCTACCCGGTCGTTCCCGGTCACGAGTGGTCGGGAACGGTCGAGGCGGTCGGTTCCGGCGTGGACCCCGCGCTCATCGGCCGCCGCACGGTCGGCGAGGGCTTCCGCGCCTGCGGCACGTGCGAGCGCTGCCGCTCCGGCGAGACGAGCCTGTGCACCGCCGGCTACGAGGAGACCGGCTTCACGCGCCCCGGCGCGTTCGCCGACCACCTCGTGCTGCCCGCGCGCCTCCTGCACCTGCTGCCCGACGACGCCGACCTGACCGCGGCGGCCCTGCTGGAGCCGGCCGCCGTCGTCGCGGCGGCCGTCCTGCGCGCCGCCCCCAGGCCCGGCGAGCGGGTGGCCGTCGTCGGCGCGGGGACGCTCGGGCTGCTCGCCGTCCAGCTCCTCGCCGCCTCGACACCGGCCGAGCTGCTGGCCGTCGACCCGCGCCCCCGCCCGCTGGAGCAGGCCGCGTCCTTCGGCGCCGACCGCACGGCTGAGCCCGCCGCCGCGGCGGAGCTGCACGGCGGTTACGACCTCGTCGTGGAGACGGCCGGTGCGCGCGGCACCGCGCGGGACGCGTGCCTCCTGGCGCGGCGCGGCGGCCGGGTCGTCCTCACCGGCATGCCGGAGCCGGGCGCGCTCGGCATCGACCCGGTGCACCTGTCCGTCAGTCAGCTCACCGTCGCCAGCGTCTTCGGCGCCACACCGGCGGCCTGGGCGTACGCCACCCGCGCGTTCGCCCTCGGGCTGCTGCGGCCCGCTCCCCTCGTCACCCACCAACTGCCCCTGCCCTCCTTCGCCGAGGCCATCGACCTCGTCGGTAGCGGCGACCCGGAGGTGGGCAAGGTTCTCCTGCGGCCCTGA
- a CDS encoding U32 family peptidase — translation MEGPEAVHTVLEEAARLDVPVHRISQGSGVWMLTDAEITEMVAACEAAGVELCLFTGPRGTWDIGGSTRTLSGGAGLRARGQSAVAGCVEDALRATALGVRCLLVADEGVLWLLHRLRADGTLPADTTFKVSALIGPVNPAAVAVHERLGADSVNVPSDLTLEHLTEIRRVTGVPLDFYLEAPDDLGGYVRMYDIAELIRRGGPIYLKFGLSKAPGIYPYGGHLRDVTLATARERVRRGRLALDLLARLGADTGMAEPGSRLPRPLTRFPVPEADRTA, via the coding sequence GTGGAAGGCCCCGAGGCCGTGCACACCGTGCTGGAGGAGGCCGCGCGGCTCGACGTGCCCGTGCACCGCATCAGCCAGGGCAGCGGCGTGTGGATGCTGACCGACGCCGAGATCACCGAGATGGTGGCCGCGTGCGAGGCCGCCGGCGTCGAGCTGTGCCTGTTCACCGGGCCGCGCGGCACCTGGGACATCGGCGGCTCGACCCGCACCCTCTCCGGCGGCGCGGGGCTGCGGGCGCGCGGCCAGAGCGCGGTGGCCGGCTGCGTGGAGGACGCGCTGCGCGCGACCGCGCTCGGGGTGCGCTGCCTGCTGGTCGCCGACGAGGGCGTGCTGTGGCTGCTGCACCGGCTGCGCGCGGACGGCACGCTGCCCGCGGACACGACGTTCAAGGTGTCCGCGCTGATCGGCCCCGTGAACCCGGCGGCCGTCGCGGTCCACGAGCGGCTCGGCGCCGACTCGGTGAACGTCCCGTCGGACCTGACGCTCGAACACCTCACGGAGATACGCCGGGTCACGGGCGTGCCGCTCGACTTCTACCTGGAGGCGCCCGACGACCTCGGCGGCTACGTCCGGATGTACGACATCGCCGAGCTGATCCGCAGGGGTGGCCCGATCTACCTCAAGTTCGGCCTCAGCAAGGCGCCCGGCATCTACCCGTACGGCGGGCACCTGCGGGACGTCACGCTCGCCACCGCCAGGGAGCGGGTGCGGCGCGGCCGGCTGGCCCTCGACCTGCTGGCCCGGCTGGGCGCCGACACCGGCATGGCCGAGCCCGGCTCACGCCTCCCCCGGCCGCTGACCCGCTTCCCCGTCCCCGAGGCCGACCGCACGGCCTGA
- the chvE gene encoding multiple monosaccharide ABC transporter substrate-binding protein: protein MPRVRSAARAASLAAALALVLAACGQDSEGGSEDRREAGEEGGTVGIAMPTRSSERWIADGENMVAQFEEAGYDTDLQYGEDQIETQISQIENMIGQGVDLLVIAAINGASLGNVLQQAADAGIPVVSYDRLLLNSDHVDCYATFDNEKVGRLQGQYIVDALGLTEGGDEGPFSIELFAGSSDDNNTRYFFNGAMSVLEPYLDSGQLVVRSGQTELNQLTTERWSGAEAQDRMDDILTADYRTERLDAILSPYDGISLGVLAAVEAVGYGTADQPLPVITGQDAEVASLQSIIAGEQTQTVYKDTRELARRAVAMGDALLSGEECEANDTETYDNGNKVVPAYLLEPVSIDADNWQLVIEDGYYTEADLGLD from the coding sequence ATGCCCCGTGTCCGCTCCGCAGCGCGCGCCGCCTCGCTCGCAGCCGCCCTCGCCCTCGTCCTCGCCGCCTGCGGCCAGGACAGCGAGGGCGGTTCCGAGGACCGCAGAGAAGCCGGCGAGGAGGGCGGGACCGTCGGCATCGCGATGCCGACCCGCTCCTCCGAACGCTGGATCGCCGATGGCGAGAACATGGTCGCCCAGTTCGAGGAGGCCGGGTACGACACCGACCTCCAGTACGGCGAGGACCAGATCGAGACCCAGATCAGTCAGATCGAGAACATGATCGGCCAGGGTGTGGACCTCCTGGTGATCGCCGCGATCAACGGGGCGTCCCTCGGCAACGTCCTCCAGCAGGCGGCCGACGCCGGCATCCCCGTCGTCAGCTACGACCGGCTCCTGCTGAACTCCGACCACGTGGACTGCTACGCCACGTTCGACAACGAGAAGGTCGGCCGCCTCCAGGGCCAGTACATCGTGGACGCGCTCGGGCTGACCGAGGGCGGCGACGAGGGGCCGTTCAGCATCGAGCTGTTCGCCGGCTCGTCGGACGACAACAACACCCGCTACTTCTTCAACGGCGCGATGAGCGTCCTCGAGCCCTACCTGGACAGCGGGCAGCTCGTCGTGCGGTCCGGGCAGACCGAGCTGAACCAGCTCACCACCGAGCGGTGGAGCGGCGCAGAGGCGCAGGACCGCATGGACGACATCCTCACCGCGGACTACCGCACCGAGCGCCTCGACGCCATCCTCTCCCCCTACGACGGCATCTCCCTGGGCGTCCTCGCAGCCGTCGAGGCGGTCGGCTACGGGACCGCCGACCAGCCGCTGCCCGTCATCACCGGGCAGGACGCGGAGGTGGCGTCCCTCCAGTCCATTATCGCGGGCGAGCAGACCCAGACCGTCTACAAGGACACCCGCGAACTCGCCCGCCGGGCCGTCGCGATGGGCGACGCGCTGCTCAGCGGCGAGGAGTGCGAGGCCAACGACACGGAGACGTACGACAACGGCAACAAGGTCGTCCCCGCCTACCTCCTCGAACCCGTCAGCATCGACGCGGACAACTGGCAGCTCGTCATCGAGGACGGCTACTACACCGAGGCGGACCTCGGCCTCGACTGA
- a CDS encoding ATP-binding cassette domain-containing protein — protein MERHVLEMRGITKTFPGVRALDGVSMTVRHGEIHAVCGENGAGKSTLMKILSGVHPHGSYEGEILLDGEPCAFRDIRASERRGIVIIHQELALVPQLSIAENVFLGNERAGRAGIIRWSETLRETERLMRRVGLAERPATRVAGLGVGRQQLVEIAKALAKRVRLLILDEPTAALNDEDSAKLLGLVRELRDQGIACVLISHKLGEVLSVADSVTVLRDGRSTGTLPVRPSPGAPAVLTEDRIIRDMVGRELDRYYPERVPYTGERAGQVALRVRDWTVRHPLDERRRVVDSVSFDVRYGEILGLAGLMGAGRTELAMSLFGRSFGRYERGTVALHGREVSTRTVPEAIGHGLAYVTEDRKTFGLNLADTVGRNISLAGLARITRRGLVDQHAETRLAERFRDTMRIRTPSVFEPVGRLSGGNQQKVVLSGWIHTEPDVLILDEPTRGIDVGARSEIYTVIGRLAAEGRAVVVISSELAELLGLCDRIAVLAGGRLTGVLDRAEAGQESLMRLMTSTGGGAGEREA, from the coding sequence ATGGAGCGGCATGTGCTGGAGATGCGCGGCATCACCAAGACGTTTCCCGGGGTGCGCGCCCTGGACGGGGTGAGCATGACGGTGCGGCACGGCGAGATCCACGCGGTCTGCGGGGAGAACGGCGCCGGCAAGTCCACCCTGATGAAGATCCTCAGCGGCGTGCACCCGCACGGCAGTTACGAGGGGGAGATCCTCCTCGACGGCGAGCCGTGCGCGTTCCGCGACATCCGCGCGAGCGAGCGGCGCGGCATCGTCATCATCCACCAGGAGCTGGCCCTCGTCCCCCAGCTCTCGATCGCCGAGAACGTGTTCCTCGGCAACGAACGGGCCGGCCGCGCCGGGATCATCCGCTGGTCCGAGACCCTCCGCGAGACGGAACGACTGATGCGGCGCGTCGGCCTCGCGGAACGCCCGGCGACCCGGGTCGCGGGGCTCGGCGTGGGCCGCCAGCAGCTCGTGGAGATCGCGAAGGCCCTGGCCAAGCGCGTCAGGCTGCTGATCCTCGACGAGCCGACGGCGGCGCTCAACGACGAGGACAGCGCGAAGCTCCTCGGCCTCGTCCGGGAGCTGCGCGACCAGGGCATCGCGTGCGTCCTCATCAGCCACAAGCTGGGCGAGGTGCTGAGCGTCGCCGACTCGGTGACGGTGCTGCGCGACGGCCGCAGCACGGGGACACTCCCCGTGCGGCCCTCCCCCGGCGCCCCGGCCGTGCTGACCGAGGACCGGATCATCCGCGACATGGTGGGCCGCGAACTCGACCGGTACTACCCCGAGCGCGTCCCCTACACGGGCGAGCGGGCCGGGCAGGTCGCGCTGCGGGTGCGGGACTGGACGGTCCGCCACCCGCTGGACGAGCGGCGGCGGGTCGTGGACTCGGTGTCGTTCGACGTGCGGTACGGCGAGATCCTCGGCCTGGCCGGGCTCATGGGCGCGGGGCGGACGGAGCTGGCGATGAGCCTGTTCGGGCGCTCCTTCGGCCGGTACGAGCGGGGCACGGTCGCGCTGCACGGGCGCGAGGTGTCCACCAGGACCGTTCCCGAGGCGATCGGGCACGGGCTCGCGTACGTCACCGAGGACCGCAAGACGTTCGGCCTGAACCTGGCCGACACGGTGGGCCGCAACATCTCGCTGGCCGGTCTCGCCCGCATCACGCGGCGCGGCCTGGTGGACCAGCACGCCGAGACGCGGCTCGCGGAGCGGTTCCGCGACACGATGCGGATCAGGACGCCCAGCGTCTTCGAGCCGGTCGGCCGGCTCTCGGGCGGCAACCAGCAGAAGGTCGTGCTGTCCGGCTGGATCCACACCGAGCCGGACGTGCTGATCCTCGACGAGCCGACGCGCGGCATCGACGTGGGCGCCAGGTCGGAGATCTACACGGTCATCGGACGGCTCGCCGCCGAGGGCAGGGCGGTCGTCGTGATCTCCTCCGAGCTGGCCGAACTCCTCGGCCTGTGCGACCGGATCGCCGTCCTGGCCGGCGGCCGCCTCACCGGCGTCCTGGACCGCGCGGAGGCCGGCCAGGAGTCCCTGATGCGCCTGATGACGAGCACCGGCGGGGGCGCCGGGGAGAGGGAGGCGTGA
- the mmsB gene encoding multiple monosaccharide ABC transporter permease, with the protein MTGTTTGPGRNREGAARGGPAAQALGALRANMRQWGMLIALAALLIVFQIWTGGDILLPRNVSNLINQNGYILILAIGMMIVIINGHIDLSVGSVAGFSGAVAAVLILEHGMPWQLALVAALLTGAAIGAWQGFWIAYVGLPSFIVTLAGMLLFRGATRILLEGRTWSGLPQGFQDINQGFLPEAGPDTNYHNLTVLLGVAVCAAVVAQEWRRRKQQRAYDLDVPATPLFWLKCAAIVAAVMAFTMTLASYRGAPVVLLILGGLLVLLSWVMRDSVIGRHVYALGGNRAAAQLSGVRDRRVTMTVFVTMGVLAALAGCVFTARTGTATTGAGNLFELEAIAAAFIGGASMSGGVGTVLGAVIGGLVLGVLDNGMQLLTIGEDWQQVIKGLVLLLAVAFDVWNKRRSAVR; encoded by the coding sequence ATGACGGGCACCACCACCGGCCCCGGCCGGAACCGGGAGGGCGCGGCACGGGGCGGCCCCGCCGCCCAGGCGCTCGGCGCCCTGCGCGCGAACATGCGCCAGTGGGGCATGCTCATCGCGCTCGCGGCCTTGCTGATCGTGTTCCAGATCTGGACGGGCGGCGACATCCTCCTGCCCCGCAACGTCAGCAACCTCATCAACCAGAACGGCTACATCCTGATCCTCGCGATCGGGATGATGATCGTCATCATCAACGGGCACATCGACCTGTCCGTGGGGTCCGTGGCCGGCTTCAGCGGGGCGGTGGCGGCCGTCCTGATCCTGGAGCACGGCATGCCGTGGCAGCTCGCGCTCGTCGCCGCCCTTCTCACCGGCGCGGCGATCGGCGCGTGGCAGGGCTTCTGGATCGCGTACGTGGGCCTGCCGTCGTTCATCGTCACCCTGGCCGGAATGCTGCTGTTCCGGGGCGCGACCCGCATCCTGCTGGAGGGCCGCACCTGGTCCGGGCTGCCGCAGGGCTTCCAGGACATCAACCAGGGATTCCTCCCCGAGGCGGGACCGGACACCAACTACCACAACCTCACCGTCCTCCTCGGGGTGGCCGTCTGCGCGGCGGTCGTGGCGCAGGAGTGGCGCCGCAGGAAGCAGCAGCGCGCGTACGACCTGGACGTTCCGGCCACGCCGCTGTTCTGGCTGAAATGCGCCGCCATCGTGGCGGCCGTCATGGCGTTCACGATGACCCTGGCGAGCTACCGCGGCGCGCCCGTCGTCCTGCTGATCCTCGGCGGGCTGCTGGTGCTGCTGAGCTGGGTCATGCGGGACTCGGTGATCGGCCGGCACGTCTACGCCCTGGGCGGGAACCGGGCCGCGGCCCAGCTCTCCGGCGTGCGCGACCGCCGCGTCACGATGACCGTGTTCGTGACGATGGGCGTCCTCGCGGCGCTGGCCGGCTGCGTCTTCACGGCCCGCACCGGCACCGCCACCACCGGCGCGGGCAACCTGTTCGAGCTGGAGGCCATCGCGGCGGCGTTCATCGGCGGCGCGTCGATGAGCGGCGGCGTCGGCACGGTCCTCGGCGCCGTCATCGGCGGCCTGGTCCTCGGCGTCCTCGACAACGGCATGCAGCTCCTCACCATCGGCGAGGACTGGCAGCAGGTCATCAAGGGCCTGGTGCTGCTGCTCGCGGTCGCGTTCGACGTGTGGAACAAGCGCAGGTCCGCCGTGCGGTGA
- a CDS encoding aldose epimerase family protein, with translation MSTTRREVFGRLADGTDVHRWTLERGGTLLRVLDYGGIVQTLERPDRTGHVANLSLGFPDLVSYTTASPYFGALIGRYGNRIAEGRFTLDGTTYHLPVNDGPNSLHGGEDGFDKRVWDVRPNGGHGLTLALTSPHGDQGYPGRLDVEVDYTLGEDGSLRIDYRAVTDAPTVVNLTSHIYFNLAGEGSGGVGDHRLGLAAAHYTPVDEHLIPTGEIAPVAGTPFDFRRAKPVGRDLRDGHPQLLRAQGYDHNMLLDKGVTEEPEHAATLYDPGSGRLMTVATTEPALQLYSGNFLDGTLTGGSGRAYRQTDALCLETQHCPDSPNRPSFPSTVLRPGETYRSSTVYAFAVR, from the coding sequence ATGTCCACGACCCGACGCGAAGTCTTCGGCCGGCTGGCCGACGGCACCGACGTGCACCGCTGGACGCTGGAGCGCGGCGGCACCCTCCTGCGGGTGCTCGACTACGGCGGCATCGTGCAGACCCTGGAGCGCCCCGACCGCACGGGGCACGTGGCCAACCTCTCGCTCGGCTTCCCCGACCTGGTGTCCTACACCACCGCCTCGCCGTACTTCGGCGCGCTCATCGGCCGCTACGGCAACCGCATCGCCGAAGGCCGCTTCACGCTCGACGGCACGACGTACCACCTGCCGGTCAACGACGGCCCCAACAGCCTCCACGGCGGCGAGGACGGCTTCGACAAACGCGTCTGGGACGTGCGCCCGAACGGCGGCCACGGCCTCACCCTCGCCCTCACCAGCCCGCACGGCGACCAGGGCTACCCCGGGCGGCTGGACGTCGAGGTGGACTACACGCTCGGCGAGGACGGGAGCCTCCGCATCGACTACCGGGCCGTCACCGACGCCCCCACCGTGGTCAACCTCACGAGCCACATCTACTTCAACCTGGCCGGCGAGGGCAGCGGCGGCGTCGGCGACCACCGGCTCGGACTCGCCGCCGCCCACTACACACCGGTGGACGAGCACCTGATCCCGACCGGCGAGATCGCCCCGGTGGCCGGGACGCCGTTCGACTTCCGCCGCGCCAAGCCCGTCGGCCGCGACCTGCGCGACGGCCACCCGCAGCTCCTGCGCGCCCAGGGCTACGACCACAACATGCTGCTCGACAAGGGCGTCACCGAGGAGCCGGAGCACGCCGCGACACTGTACGACCCGGGCTCGGGCCGGCTCATGACCGTCGCGACGACCGAGCCCGCGCTCCAGCTCTACAGCGGCAACTTCCTCGACGGCACGCTCACCGGCGGCTCGGGCCGCGCGTACCGGCAGACGGACGCGCTGTGCCTGGAGACCCAGCACTGCCCGGACTCCCCGAACCGGCCGTCGTTCCCCAGCACCGTGCTGCGCCCGGGCGAGACGTACCGGTCCAGCACGGTCTACGCGTTCGCCGTGCGCTGA
- a CDS encoding LysE family translocator gives MGTGSALWSFVLVVGLLTVTPGIDTALILRTAALGHRRRAWGVVLGIQAGTLLWGTLTSLGLTALLTASRMAYELLRWAGVAYLLWLGGRMVWETLRRRDGRPGETRDGRPARDGLFAGWRQGLVTNLLNPKVGVFYVAVLPQFVPAGAPHFATGVLLAGVHVLLGLVWSTALIGLARTLRDRLRRPAARRVLDRVTGTVIVGLGLRLATSD, from the coding sequence ATGGGAACGGGTAGCGCTCTGTGGTCCTTCGTGCTCGTCGTCGGGCTGCTCACCGTCACCCCCGGTATCGACACCGCGCTCATCCTCCGCACCGCCGCCCTCGGTCACCGCCGGCGTGCCTGGGGCGTGGTCCTCGGGATCCAGGCCGGGACCCTGCTGTGGGGAACCCTCACCTCGCTCGGGCTGACGGCCCTGCTGACCGCCTCCCGGATGGCGTACGAGCTGCTGCGCTGGGCCGGCGTCGCCTACCTCCTGTGGCTCGGTGGACGGATGGTGTGGGAGACGCTGCGCCGCCGGGACGGCCGGCCCGGGGAGACGCGGGACGGCCGTCCCGCCCGCGACGGCCTGTTCGCCGGATGGCGGCAGGGGCTGGTCACGAACCTCCTCAACCCGAAGGTCGGCGTCTTCTACGTCGCCGTCCTGCCGCAGTTCGTCCCGGCCGGCGCCCCGCACTTCGCCACGGGGGTCCTGCTCGCCGGCGTGCACGTCCTGCTGGGGCTCGTCTGGTCGACCGCGCTGATCGGCCTGGCACGGACGCTGCGGGACCGGCTGCGGCGGCCCGCCGCCCGGCGTGTGCTGGATCGCGTCACCGGCACGGTCATCGTCGGCCTCGGCCTGCGCCTCGCCACGTCCGACTGA